A single Opisthocomus hoazin isolate bOpiHoa1 chromosome 1, bOpiHoa1.hap1, whole genome shotgun sequence DNA region contains:
- the CDPF1 gene encoding cysteine-rich DPF motif domain-containing protein 1 isoform X1 has product MAALKDIQPTGEFTCQLCGLTAPYTYYGQKPPNTCSVVILEESYVMKDPFTPDKDKFLILGSHCSLCSRSVCVGTECSLFYSKRFCLPCVNENLEAFPLEIREDMDKRKPQQKCIPCKKTDTRR; this is encoded by the exons ATGGCTGCTCTCAAAGACATTCAGCCTACAGGAGAGTTCACCTGTCAGCTGTGTGGCTTAACAGCTCCATACACATACTACGGGCAGAAGCCACCAAACACATGCTCTGTTGT GATTTTGGAAGAAAGCTATGTCATGAAGGATCCTTTCACCCCTGACAAGGACAAATTCCTCATCCTTGGGTCTCACTGCAGTTTGTGTAGCAGATCAGTGTGCGTTGGTACA GAATGTAGTCTGTTCTACTCCAAAAGGTTCTGTCTCCCCTGTGTGAATGAAAACCTAGAGgcctttcctttggaaatacGAGAAGATATGGATAAAAGGAAACCCCAACAAAAATGCATCCCCTGTAAAAAAACAGATACAAGAAGGTAA